One genomic window of Paraburkholderia acidiphila includes the following:
- a CDS encoding electron transfer flavoprotein subunit beta/FixA family protein, with amino-acid sequence MKILVPVKRVVDYNVKVRVKSDGTGVDIANVKFSMNPFDEIAVEEAVRLKEAGVATEVIAVSCGVSQAQETLRTALAIGADRAVLVESNDDLQPLAVAKLLKALVDKEQPSLVILGKQAIDDDSNQTGQMLAALAGLPQATFASKVVVSDGKATVSREVDGGAETLSLKLPAVVTTDLRLNEPRYVTLPNIMKAKKKPLETIKPSDLGVDVAPRLKTLKVAEPTKRSAGVKVPDVAALVAKLKTEAKVL; translated from the coding sequence TTGAAAATTCTGGTGCCCGTCAAGCGCGTGGTCGATTACAACGTGAAGGTTCGTGTGAAGTCGGACGGCACGGGCGTGGATATCGCCAACGTGAAGTTCTCGATGAACCCGTTCGACGAAATCGCCGTGGAAGAAGCGGTGCGTCTGAAGGAAGCGGGCGTGGCGACCGAGGTTATCGCCGTTTCGTGCGGTGTTTCGCAGGCCCAGGAAACGTTGCGCACGGCACTGGCTATCGGTGCGGATCGCGCCGTGCTGGTCGAGTCGAACGACGATCTGCAGCCGCTCGCGGTGGCGAAACTTTTGAAAGCACTCGTCGATAAAGAGCAGCCGTCGCTCGTGATCCTCGGCAAGCAGGCTATCGACGACGATTCGAATCAAACCGGGCAGATGCTCGCCGCGCTGGCTGGTTTGCCTCAGGCAACCTTTGCTTCGAAGGTGGTCGTTTCTGACGGCAAGGCTACCGTGTCGCGCGAAGTGGATGGCGGCGCGGAAACGCTGTCTTTGAAGCTGCCCGCTGTCGTGACGACCGACTTGCGTCTGAACGAGCCGCGCTACGTCACGCTGCCGAACATCATGAAGGCGAAGAAGAAGCCGCTGGAGACGATCAAGCCTTCCGATCTGGGTGTCGATGTCGCGCCGCGTTTGAAGACGCTGAAGGTTGCCGAGCCGACCAAGCGCAGCGCAGGCGTGAAGGTGCCGGACGTTGCGGCGCTCGTCGCGAAGTTGAAAACTGAAGCCAAGGTGCTGTAA
- the wecB gene encoding non-hydrolyzing UDP-N-acetylglucosamine 2-epimerase has translation MAPLVKRLEAEPGVQSIVCVTGQHQTMLQQVLDLFGIVPDHNLGAMTANQTLNGLAGRLFAGLDDVLAAEQPERVLVHGDTLTSMAGAIAAFHRRIPVGHVEAGLRTGNLFEPWPEEMNRRVVDVVSDLLFAPTASSRANLEAEALGGRVVVTGNTVIDALHLMCERLDNDAALRERLDAQFPFLEPADTGRPLLLVTGHRRESFGEGFEHICAALATLAHSGKMQIVYPVHLNPNVRGPVLATLGNAPNVHLTDPLDYPEFVRLMQRAAIVLTDSGGVQEEAPALGKPVLVMRDVTERPEALAAGTVKLIGTDRVAIVRAVLELVENEDERRAYARRVNPYGDGHASERIVAALAGRPFEPFPSRELPGYRHPVVAMRPEPGETDEADAAS, from the coding sequence ATGGCGCCGCTCGTCAAACGTCTCGAAGCGGAACCGGGCGTGCAGTCCATCGTTTGCGTGACGGGGCAGCATCAGACCATGCTGCAGCAGGTCCTCGATCTGTTCGGCATCGTGCCGGACCACAATCTCGGCGCGATGACTGCGAACCAGACGCTCAACGGTCTCGCAGGCCGCCTGTTCGCCGGGCTCGACGACGTGCTTGCCGCCGAGCAGCCCGAGCGCGTACTCGTGCACGGCGACACCTTGACGAGCATGGCGGGCGCCATTGCCGCCTTTCATCGGCGCATACCGGTTGGGCACGTGGAAGCCGGGCTGCGCACCGGCAATCTGTTCGAGCCGTGGCCCGAGGAAATGAACCGGCGCGTGGTGGACGTCGTGAGCGATCTGCTTTTCGCGCCCACGGCGAGTTCGCGCGCGAATCTCGAAGCGGAGGCGCTGGGCGGGCGCGTGGTCGTGACGGGAAATACCGTGATCGATGCGCTGCATCTCATGTGCGAGCGGCTCGATAACGATGCGGCGTTGCGCGAGCGGCTCGACGCGCAATTTCCGTTTCTCGAACCCGCGGACACGGGCCGCCCGTTGCTTCTCGTCACCGGCCATCGTCGTGAGAGCTTCGGCGAGGGCTTCGAGCATATCTGCGCGGCGCTCGCCACGCTCGCGCATTCCGGCAAGATGCAGATCGTCTATCCCGTGCATCTGAATCCCAACGTGCGCGGCCCCGTGCTCGCCACGCTCGGCAATGCGCCCAATGTTCACCTCACCGATCCGCTCGATTACCCCGAGTTCGTGCGCCTCATGCAGCGCGCGGCGATCGTGCTGACCGATTCGGGCGGCGTGCAGGAGGAGGCGCCCGCGCTCGGCAAGCCCGTGCTCGTGATGCGCGACGTGACCGAGCGCCCCGAAGCGCTTGCCGCGGGCACCGTGAAACTGATCGGCACCGACCGTGTGGCGATCGTGCGCGCGGTGCTCGAACTCGTCGAGAACGAAGACGAGCGGCGCGCCTACGCGCGGCGCGTCAACCCCTATGGCGACGGGCACGCGTCGGAGCGCATCGTCGCGGCGCTCGCCGGCAGACCGTTCGAACCATTCCCGAGCCGCGAGTTGCCTGGCTACCGACATCCGGTGGTCGCCATGCGGCCGGAGCCCGGCGAGACGGACGAGGCCGACGCGGCGTCTTGA
- a CDS encoding ferritin-like domain-containing protein produces MDELIFDAFDASQLIPGFHAPALPVERPDRETLDAAEHNTRHWTSRVSGGITPGTDLHRDEMCRMFRETFNPYRPSVLDWPRLEPAALKRITDLPIWDIAVQTEGRARLRMAAYAASLDDAVMRDALALNAWEENRHKEVLSRMVAAYGIKLASEPPYVYPKDAEWAYLVTGYSECVDSFFAFGLFEVAHRSGLFPPELIDTFEPVMQEECRHILLFANWVAWHRARLAWWQRIRFELKVAGVWAFLAWERIGLARAMDAEGNEHKHDNNFTMNGAQQVTDVDISVPELMRLCLAENDRRFSGYDTRLLRPETMPRLVRFALRFVRDKKN; encoded by the coding sequence ATGGACGAACTGATATTCGACGCCTTCGATGCGTCGCAACTCATTCCCGGCTTCCACGCGCCTGCGTTGCCTGTCGAGCGCCCGGACCGCGAGACGCTCGACGCCGCCGAACACAACACGCGTCACTGGACAAGCCGCGTAAGTGGCGGGATCACACCCGGCACCGACCTCCACCGCGACGAAATGTGCCGCATGTTCCGCGAGACCTTCAATCCTTACCGGCCCTCGGTGCTCGATTGGCCGCGGCTCGAACCCGCGGCGCTCAAGCGCATCACCGATTTGCCGATCTGGGACATCGCCGTGCAAACGGAAGGCCGCGCGCGCCTGCGCATGGCCGCCTACGCCGCCTCGCTCGACGACGCGGTGATGCGCGACGCGCTCGCGCTCAACGCGTGGGAGGAGAACCGCCACAAGGAGGTGCTCTCGCGCATGGTGGCTGCGTACGGCATCAAGCTCGCGAGCGAGCCGCCCTACGTCTACCCTAAGGACGCCGAATGGGCTTACCTCGTGACGGGCTATAGCGAATGCGTGGACAGTTTCTTCGCGTTCGGCCTCTTCGAAGTGGCGCATCGCTCGGGCCTCTTTCCACCGGAGCTCATCGACACGTTCGAGCCCGTCATGCAGGAAGAATGCCGCCATATCCTGCTGTTCGCGAACTGGGTCGCCTGGCACCGCGCCCGGCTCGCCTGGTGGCAGCGCATTCGCTTCGAGCTGAAAGTGGCCGGCGTATGGGCCTTTCTGGCCTGGGAACGCATAGGCCTCGCGCGCGCGATGGACGCCGAAGGCAACGAGCACAAGCACGACAACAACTTCACGATGAACGGCGCGCAACAGGTGACCGACGTGGATATCAGCGTACCGGAACTCATGCGCCTGTGTCTCGCCGAAAACGACCGGCGCTTCTCGGGCTACGACACACGTTTGCTGCGGCCTGAAACCATGCCGCGGCTCGTGCGCTTCGCACTGCGCTTCGTGCGCGACAAGAAGAACTGA
- a CDS encoding cellulose biosynthesis cyclic di-GMP-binding regulatory protein BcsB, translating to MRFDPIRQVGAAGRKGVGARRCAYVAAALLAALGRCAYAAPGDLAQALTQLGAGRMESRSVSLADLGVREPVVLRAPDAVQELYLPVPAGLPISNATLQLDANYLRGNGGRTTFLLSLDGSPVQVRNVTDAQGDGSLSIGVDGAPRPSGFVRVGLQWSSVLNENVCTDQTAIGNVWKVAPTTRLTYQFDTSAVNDVRTAWSALPAKPVVLVSGGKLDAAAYDVAWRLEALLMRGGATPVTTRMPAVGDTVNLGTVQVPAALQAVPAFAALAAGGAHKIANPAELGALIALAPAGAFAPNVVVADDALRAQAAAALDALRGEVLTVSADAASAFDAWRTHSGGALATPFEKGELRLAHLGGLPTVVVGDDTGVSALSRTWSGIDVSRRLVVHELAASPNLSAGGSSDRIALSLIGGTPRTVDVLTSAVWEANFDLAAVSGDGRIPRRVVLDLAAAPAADRNGQTASIFFNGVLIGSHLLDTDGHAQRVSADIPVYALGTTNNLRVLFQRQPAGGCRPREQGYPAAVLPGSHLVVGQGPLGENFTGMVARFSRTADVLVPDAYLADPVTTLPRVARLANAAGVAPTRATLQVAPNGQNAQPKDAFLAADVALDSEAGHASFADGRLTLKARGGSTLADMSGLANLGLIQVVRAGTTPGIVYRSVGDAPVLPPGMQLQQGDVAIVDASGVLKTFDTQYPGGVPPTDDQRAWLTRHWAGWGVPSIATAVLVLLLLAAGFARRRARARTAAAAAARAAQESAENPDNQQSGS from the coding sequence GTGAGATTCGATCCGATCCGGCAGGTGGGCGCAGCGGGGCGCAAGGGAGTGGGTGCGCGGCGTTGCGCATATGTGGCCGCGGCGCTGCTCGCGGCGCTGGGCCGCTGCGCGTATGCGGCGCCTGGCGACCTGGCGCAGGCGCTCACTCAGCTCGGAGCCGGGCGCATGGAATCGCGCAGCGTGTCGCTGGCCGATCTCGGCGTGCGTGAGCCAGTCGTGCTGCGCGCGCCCGACGCGGTTCAGGAACTCTACCTGCCGGTGCCGGCGGGCTTGCCGATCAGCAATGCGACGCTGCAGCTCGACGCGAATTACCTGCGCGGCAACGGCGGGCGCACGACTTTCCTGCTCTCGCTCGACGGCTCGCCCGTGCAGGTGCGCAATGTCACGGACGCGCAGGGCGACGGGTCGCTCAGCATCGGCGTGGATGGCGCGCCGCGTCCCTCGGGTTTCGTGCGCGTGGGGCTGCAATGGTCGTCGGTGCTCAACGAGAACGTTTGCACGGATCAGACGGCGATCGGCAATGTCTGGAAGGTCGCGCCCACCACGCGCCTCACGTATCAGTTCGACACTTCGGCCGTGAACGATGTGCGCACGGCATGGAGCGCACTGCCTGCGAAACCTGTGGTGCTCGTGAGCGGCGGCAAGCTCGACGCCGCGGCTTATGACGTGGCGTGGCGGCTCGAAGCCCTGCTGATGCGCGGCGGCGCGACGCCCGTCACGACGCGTATGCCCGCGGTGGGCGACACCGTGAATCTCGGCACCGTGCAGGTCCCGGCTGCGCTGCAGGCCGTGCCCGCTTTCGCCGCGCTGGCCGCGGGCGGCGCGCACAAGATCGCGAATCCCGCCGAGCTGGGCGCGCTCATCGCGCTCGCGCCGGCGGGCGCTTTTGCGCCCAACGTCGTGGTCGCCGACGACGCACTGCGCGCGCAGGCGGCCGCGGCGCTCGACGCGTTGCGCGGCGAAGTGCTGACCGTTTCCGCCGATGCCGCGAGCGCCTTCGATGCATGGCGCACGCATTCCGGCGGCGCGCTTGCCACGCCATTCGAAAAGGGCGAACTGCGCCTCGCGCATCTGGGCGGCCTGCCTACCGTGGTAGTCGGCGACGACACCGGTGTGAGTGCGCTTTCGCGCACGTGGAGCGGCATCGACGTGTCGCGCCGGCTCGTCGTGCATGAGCTGGCCGCCTCGCCGAACCTGAGCGCGGGGGGATCGAGCGACCGGATCGCGCTGTCGCTGATCGGCGGCACACCGAGAACGGTAGATGTGCTAACGAGTGCGGTATGGGAAGCCAACTTCGATCTCGCAGCCGTCTCGGGCGACGGGCGGATTCCGCGCCGCGTCGTCCTCGATCTGGCTGCCGCGCCGGCTGCGGACCGCAATGGCCAGACGGCGTCGATCTTTTTCAACGGCGTGCTGATCGGCTCGCATCTGCTCGACACCGACGGTCACGCGCAACGGGTGAGCGCGGACATTCCCGTCTACGCGCTCGGCACCACCAATAACCTGCGCGTGTTGTTCCAGCGCCAGCCGGCGGGCGGCTGCCGCCCGCGCGAGCAGGGCTATCCCGCGGCGGTGCTGCCGGGCAGTCACCTGGTCGTCGGCCAGGGGCCGCTTGGCGAAAACTTCACCGGCATGGTGGCGCGTTTTTCGCGCACGGCGGACGTGCTCGTGCCCGACGCGTATCTGGCCGACCCGGTGACGACGCTGCCGCGCGTGGCGCGTCTCGCGAACGCGGCGGGCGTTGCGCCGACGCGCGCGACGCTGCAGGTGGCGCCGAACGGCCAGAACGCGCAACCGAAAGACGCCTTCCTCGCCGCCGATGTTGCGCTCGACAGCGAGGCCGGCCACGCGAGCTTCGCCGACGGCCGCCTCACGCTCAAGGCGCGCGGTGGCTCGACGCTCGCCGACATGTCGGGTCTCGCGAATCTGGGCCTGATCCAGGTGGTGCGCGCCGGCACGACGCCTGGCATCGTGTACCGCAGCGTGGGCGACGCACCCGTGCTGCCACCCGGCATGCAGTTGCAGCAGGGCGACGTGGCCATCGTCGACGCGAGCGGCGTGCTCAAGACCTTCGACACGCAGTACCCAGGCGGTGTGCCGCCGACGGACGATCAGCGCGCGTGGCTCACGCGGCACTGGGCGGGTTGGGGCGTGCCGAGCATCGCCACCGCGGTCCTGGTGTTGCTGCTGCTTGCCGCGGGCTTTGCGCGCAGGCGGGCGCGCGCGAGGACGGCGGCGGCCGCTGCCGCGCGCGCGGCGCAGGAAAGCGCCGAAAACCCGGACAACCAGCAGAGCGGATCGTGA
- a CDS encoding glycosyl transferase family protein, whose product MSTHAIDWWLNYYAGRYYEGMEYLAAVVAVVILLSSIDDLFIDAWYWVRRVIRHFTIERRYEPLRAEQLYTREQQPLAIMVPAWREEDVIASMVTDLVRVLDYKNYVVFAGTYQNDAATIAEVERMRRRYKQLHRVEVPHDGPTCKADCLNWIVQAIFRMEKETGIEFAGVILHDSEDVLHPLELRFFNYLLPRKDMIQLPVASLEREWYELVAGTYMDEFAEWHAKDLVVRESLAGTVPSAGVGTCFSRRALAGLAEQTQNQPFNTETLTEDYDVGERLGRMGMHSIFARFPVEFATRRKSWFGFGPERDVTLTMPLCVREFFPDTFRTAYRQRARWTLGIGLQGWEQTGWVGTLANRYLLARDRKGIVTAFVGIIAYVLLAQFLLFAYAEFLGIRPDLIASPFANSRFLTIVLWANGVALLLRVVQRVYFVSRLYGWEHGVLSVPRMVIGNFVNFMAVSRAWKMYLAYLVTGKRLVWDKTMHDFPSSDGFTDRKQRLGELLLSWQAIGPKELEQALAEEHAHEAPLGRVLMAHGWLDEETLAEAIAFQADLPRGRLDRERLTRYAGDVPFELAVRYRVLPQGDDGKGHEVLLCASPLMEPALAALQAQCALPIVQRIVREGEVADGLRLLRGVPPVQVREAHEAKASAEARGAAAPGIPLLGDLLIERGAVKRTAFDGALQRYRPAEHGRIGDFMVEQGVITRDALAAAIAEQERLRAEGAATS is encoded by the coding sequence GTGAGCACGCACGCCATCGACTGGTGGCTCAACTACTACGCCGGCCGCTATTACGAGGGCATGGAGTATCTCGCGGCGGTAGTGGCGGTGGTGATCCTGCTATCGAGCATCGACGATCTTTTCATCGACGCGTGGTACTGGGTTCGCCGTGTCATCCGCCACTTCACGATCGAGCGCCGCTACGAGCCGCTGCGTGCCGAGCAGCTCTACACCCGCGAGCAGCAGCCACTGGCGATCATGGTGCCCGCCTGGCGCGAGGAGGATGTGATCGCCTCGATGGTGACCGACCTCGTGCGTGTGCTCGACTACAAGAACTATGTCGTGTTCGCCGGCACCTACCAGAACGATGCCGCGACCATTGCCGAAGTCGAGCGCATGCGACGCCGCTACAAGCAGCTGCACCGCGTGGAGGTGCCGCACGACGGCCCCACCTGCAAGGCCGATTGCCTGAACTGGATCGTGCAGGCGATCTTTCGCATGGAGAAGGAAACGGGCATCGAATTCGCGGGCGTGATCCTGCACGATAGCGAGGACGTGCTGCATCCGCTCGAGTTGCGCTTTTTCAACTACCTGTTGCCGCGCAAGGACATGATCCAGTTGCCGGTGGCTTCGCTCGAGCGCGAATGGTACGAACTCGTGGCGGGCACCTATATGGACGAGTTCGCCGAATGGCACGCGAAGGATCTCGTGGTGCGCGAGAGCCTGGCCGGCACGGTGCCTTCGGCGGGTGTGGGCACGTGCTTTTCGCGCCGCGCGCTGGCCGGGCTCGCGGAGCAAACGCAGAATCAACCCTTCAACACGGAAACGCTGACCGAAGACTACGACGTGGGTGAGCGCCTCGGGCGCATGGGCATGCATTCCATCTTCGCGCGTTTTCCCGTTGAGTTCGCCACGCGGCGCAAGTCGTGGTTCGGCTTCGGGCCCGAGCGCGACGTCACGCTGACCATGCCGCTGTGCGTACGCGAGTTCTTTCCCGATACGTTTCGGACCGCTTATCGTCAGCGCGCGCGCTGGACGCTCGGTATCGGCCTGCAGGGATGGGAGCAAACCGGATGGGTCGGCACGCTCGCCAACCGCTATCTGCTGGCGCGGGACCGCAAGGGCATCGTCACGGCGTTCGTCGGCATCATCGCTTATGTGCTGCTCGCGCAGTTCCTGCTCTTTGCATACGCGGAGTTTCTTGGCATCCGGCCCGATCTCATCGCGTCGCCGTTCGCGAATTCCCGCTTTCTCACCATTGTGCTGTGGGCCAACGGTGTCGCGTTGCTGCTGCGCGTGGTCCAGCGCGTGTACTTCGTTTCGCGCCTGTATGGCTGGGAGCATGGCGTGCTTTCGGTGCCGCGCATGGTGATCGGCAACTTCGTGAACTTCATGGCGGTCTCGCGCGCGTGGAAGATGTATCTCGCGTATCTCGTCACCGGCAAGCGGCTCGTGTGGGACAAGACCATGCACGACTTCCCCTCGTCGGATGGCTTTACGGACCGCAAGCAGCGCCTCGGCGAGCTGCTGCTTTCGTGGCAGGCGATCGGACCGAAAGAGCTGGAGCAGGCGCTTGCGGAGGAGCACGCGCATGAAGCGCCGCTCGGGCGCGTGTTGATGGCGCACGGCTGGCTCGATGAGGAGACGCTGGCGGAGGCCATCGCGTTCCAGGCCGACCTGCCGCGCGGCCGGCTCGATCGCGAGCGGCTCACTCGTTACGCGGGCGATGTGCCGTTCGAACTCGCGGTGCGCTACCGCGTGCTGCCGCAAGGCGACGACGGCAAGGGGCATGAGGTGCTGCTATGCGCGAGCCCGCTCATGGAGCCGGCGCTCGCGGCGCTGCAGGCGCAATGCGCATTGCCGATCGTGCAGCGCATCGTGCGCGAGGGCGAGGTCGCGGACGGCTTGCGCCTGTTGCGCGGCGTACCGCCGGTGCAGGTGCGCGAAGCGCATGAGGCGAAGGCGAGCGCCGAAGCGCGCGGCGCCGCCGCACCGGGCATACCGCTGCTGGGCGATTTGCTGATCGAGCGCGGTGCGGTGAAACGCACGGCGTTCGACGGCGCGCTGCAACGCTACCGGCCCGCCGAGCACGGGCGCATCGGCGATTTCATGGTGGAGCAGGGCGTGATCACACGCGACGCGCTGGCCGCGGCGATCGCGGAGCAGGAACGCCTGCGCGCCGAAGGCGCCGCTACGTCATGA
- a CDS encoding bacteriophage N4 adsorption protein A: MRRTPNHFAAKRSSRARANVPRALLLATLWAALAGAGRAHAEALPPGTQPLPLSGAAYRVAQQGYDAFSRRDYAAAERHAREAIRQRPDLASLRLLLANSQAARGQWREASRTLSDAIAQIGPDATLTARRREIDVQVAALARPGVATGGGRTARPAPPPGSGPPDYLTGRAWQLAQEAYKSYGAKQYDAAWREANAVIALRPDILRLRLLAIDAASAGGHDREAWQAAQAAQRRFGDSEALRERRTQIGARLAPAAVQAAQAARARGDNAQAIALMHEAIGYAPMQIGNRLLLCQMLLEQNDMAGLEAAASDAIASGAMPTLMPYVLRGYARAAQGRTAQADEDFAQALLSEGASVRDERVAHAIIADVWTAEGQPQRALDLLATLPPVGDDTDVLIAMRRYYARAALAQSAGTSAGGERVATTARPVLDCTIDQYGSACDVYAADPGFADRRAAIVAAQSGDRAAALAAQRRAVAADPRNPQHRLELIDALTAAGDTEGAKREARAMADTGLLDALPPLSAAYVAQRAGDDRRAATYFAQADEAGQLPPQATGDAGYSAYRANFDALATGYFKRAIDYGTSPPPGVAPATLVQLQDLRNAHADVTRDWGAIASVNYRGSGLQPGVSTGEVPGSYNNWQMGVEGYWRPFGALGDRNFEVYARVYQDVGAKGDAPSGISTALGAIGARAKPFESINAVIAFERLIPIGSRAPSDWLLRLAYSGGIGTERRLDVPSWWTVQDYGEVGHYVSNGWNYGTGYIEAGRTWRLDTISPKLTVFPYAVAGIDYDSSINHSVPVGMGVGVSTRYWFRDSFYDTPRSYVDVTVQYRWHITGDDRAGGVFFGAVLSY, encoded by the coding sequence ATGAGACGGACTCCGAATCATTTTGCGGCGAAGCGGTCTTCGCGCGCTCGTGCCAACGTGCCGCGAGCGTTGCTGCTTGCCACGCTGTGGGCCGCGCTCGCGGGCGCGGGGCGCGCTCACGCCGAGGCGCTGCCGCCAGGCACGCAGCCTTTGCCCCTGAGCGGCGCGGCCTACCGCGTCGCCCAGCAAGGCTACGACGCCTTTTCGCGCCGCGACTACGCGGCGGCCGAGCGCCATGCGCGCGAGGCGATCCGTCAACGGCCCGACCTCGCTTCGCTGCGTCTGTTGCTCGCCAATTCGCAGGCCGCGCGCGGACAGTGGCGCGAGGCGAGCCGTACGCTCTCCGACGCGATCGCGCAGATCGGTCCCGATGCGACGCTCACGGCACGGCGGCGCGAGATCGATGTGCAGGTGGCGGCACTGGCGCGGCCGGGCGTAGCAACAGGCGGCGGCCGCACGGCGCGCCCCGCGCCGCCGCCGGGCTCCGGGCCACCCGACTATTTGACGGGCCGGGCATGGCAGCTTGCTCAGGAGGCCTACAAATCATACGGCGCAAAGCAATATGACGCCGCCTGGCGCGAGGCGAACGCCGTGATCGCGTTGCGCCCGGACATCTTGCGTCTGCGCCTGCTCGCGATCGACGCCGCCTCGGCGGGCGGTCATGACCGCGAAGCCTGGCAGGCTGCGCAGGCCGCGCAGCGGCGCTTCGGCGACAGCGAGGCGCTGCGCGAGCGCCGCACGCAGATCGGCGCGCGCCTTGCGCCCGCGGCGGTGCAAGCCGCTCAGGCAGCGCGCGCGCGCGGCGACAACGCGCAGGCGATCGCGCTCATGCATGAGGCAATCGGCTACGCGCCAATGCAGATTGGCAACCGGCTGCTGCTGTGCCAGATGCTGCTGGAGCAGAACGACATGGCCGGCCTCGAAGCCGCGGCGAGCGATGCGATTGCGTCGGGCGCCATGCCGACGCTCATGCCATACGTGTTGCGCGGCTATGCGCGTGCCGCGCAGGGCCGGACGGCACAGGCCGATGAGGATTTCGCGCAGGCGCTGCTGAGCGAAGGCGCATCGGTGCGCGATGAGCGCGTGGCGCACGCGATCATCGCCGATGTATGGACGGCCGAAGGCCAGCCGCAGCGCGCGCTCGATCTGCTCGCCACGCTGCCACCCGTCGGCGACGACACCGACGTGCTGATCGCCATGCGCCGCTACTACGCGCGCGCGGCGCTCGCACAGTCCGCCGGTACCTCTGCGGGCGGCGAGCGTGTCGCCACGACCGCGCGCCCGGTGCTCGATTGCACGATCGACCAGTACGGCAGCGCCTGCGATGTCTACGCCGCCGACCCCGGCTTCGCGGACCGGCGCGCCGCAATCGTCGCGGCACAAAGCGGCGACCGGGCGGCCGCGCTCGCCGCGCAGCGGCGGGCCGTCGCCGCGGACCCGCGCAATCCGCAGCATCGGCTCGAACTGATCGACGCGCTCACCGCCGCGGGCGACACCGAGGGTGCGAAGCGCGAAGCGCGCGCCATGGCCGACACGGGCCTGCTCGACGCGCTGCCGCCGCTTTCCGCCGCGTACGTGGCGCAGCGCGCGGGCGACGATCGCCGCGCCGCCACGTACTTCGCGCAAGCCGACGAAGCCGGCCAGTTGCCGCCGCAAGCAACCGGCGATGCGGGCTACAGCGCGTATCGCGCGAATTTCGACGCGTTGGCCACCGGCTATTTCAAACGCGCGATCGACTACGGCACCTCGCCGCCGCCCGGTGTCGCGCCCGCCACGCTGGTGCAGTTGCAGGACCTGCGCAACGCGCACGCGGACGTCACGCGCGACTGGGGCGCCATCGCGTCGGTCAACTATCGCGGCTCGGGCTTGCAGCCCGGCGTGTCGACGGGCGAAGTGCCGGGCTCGTACAACAACTGGCAGATGGGCGTCGAAGGATACTGGCGGCCGTTCGGCGCCCTCGGCGACCGCAATTTCGAGGTCTACGCGCGTGTCTATCAGGACGTGGGCGCGAAGGGCGACGCGCCTAGCGGCATCTCCACGGCGCTCGGAGCCATCGGCGCGCGCGCGAAGCCGTTCGAATCGATCAACGCGGTGATCGCGTTCGAGCGGCTCATCCCGATTGGCTCGCGCGCGCCGTCCGACTGGCTGCTGCGCCTCGCTTACTCGGGCGGCATCGGCACTGAGCGGCGGCTCGACGTGCCGTCATGGTGGACGGTGCAGGACTACGGCGAAGTCGGCCATTACGTGAGCAACGGCTGGAACTATGGCACGGGCTATATCGAGGCGGGCCGCACGTGGCGGCTCGACACCATCAGCCCGAAGCTCACGGTCTTTCCGTACGCGGTGGCCGGCATCGACTACGATTCGAGCATCAACCACAGCGTGCCGGTGGGGATGGGCGTGGGCGTTTCCACGCGCTACTGGTTCCGGGACAGCTTCTACGATACGCCGCGCTCGTATGTCGACGTGACGGTGCAGTACCGCTGGCATATTACGGGCGACGACCGGGCCGGCGGGGTGTTCTTCGGCGCCGTGCTCTCTTATTGA
- a CDS encoding alpha-amylase family protein, with protein MIVRRTARDGAGHAEEAARKRSRGVQRCTRLACAALCALVAAGCTLQVPAHADALAQGIVWQPDNDHLDLQGDWDRLGVNELLVQWIAVDDVAFMAGAGIPAPRVPDWVRIANEPWARGVIVGLAGYSDEKKARENLETLVERSLKLAAVRPPVHITGWYFPVEVDPTWADAPRMAPLLEKLPHPLWISVYDTSNIGGEALAKWLDAWLPKDVGVLLQDGCGVYARGPAAAREYADALSAHLGHKRVRIIAEAFRPKQGGGFRAATAAELAPQLEAYHGYRVYLFDGPHYMSPELVEGLLQQKAKGATQ; from the coding sequence ATGATCGTGCGAAGAACGGCCAGGGACGGCGCGGGACACGCAGAGGAAGCCGCACGAAAGCGCTCGCGCGGCGTGCAGCGCTGCACGCGTCTGGCATGTGCGGCGCTGTGCGCGCTGGTTGCTGCCGGTTGCACGCTGCAGGTGCCCGCACACGCGGATGCGCTCGCGCAAGGCATCGTCTGGCAGCCCGACAACGACCATCTGGACCTGCAAGGCGACTGGGACCGGCTAGGCGTGAACGAGCTGCTGGTGCAATGGATCGCCGTGGACGACGTCGCGTTCATGGCGGGCGCGGGCATTCCCGCGCCGCGCGTGCCCGACTGGGTGCGCATTGCCAACGAACCGTGGGCGCGCGGCGTGATCGTCGGGCTTGCGGGCTATTCGGACGAGAAGAAAGCGCGCGAGAACCTCGAAACGCTGGTCGAACGATCGCTGAAGCTCGCGGCCGTGCGGCCGCCGGTGCACATCACGGGCTGGTATTTCCCCGTCGAAGTCGATCCCACCTGGGCCGACGCGCCCCGCATGGCGCCGCTGCTCGAGAAGCTGCCGCATCCGTTATGGATCAGCGTGTACGACACGAGCAACATCGGCGGCGAGGCGCTCGCGAAGTGGCTCGACGCCTGGTTGCCGAAAGATGTCGGCGTGTTGCTGCAGGACGGCTGCGGCGTCTATGCGCGCGGCCCGGCGGCGGCGCGCGAATATGCGGACGCGCTATCGGCTCATCTGGGCCACAAGCGCGTGCGCATCATTGCGGAGGCGTTTCGGCCCAAGCAGGGCGGGGGCTTTCGCGCAGCCACGGCCGCTGAACTCGCGCCGCAGCTGGAGGCTTATCACGGCTATCGCGTGTATCTCTTCGACGGGCCGCATTACATGTCGCCGGAACTCGTCGAGGGCTTGCTGCAGCAGAAGGCGAAGGGCGCCACGCAGTAG